Proteins encoded together in one Candidatus Magasanikbacteria bacterium RIFOXYB2_FULL_38_10 window:
- a CDS encoding cell filamentation protein Fic produces MPKTLHVLNIISLLRERFYTASIGKQNLLRLLSEAEVAEQVYNSNAIENSTLTFEETEKILLQINLDRYITEREIFEAKNLARVVTYIDKRAKEQELSLEIILSLHKMLIANIRNDIAGRFRKDNEFVRVGSHIAPNPKEVVDRLEKMLSEYNATSHENIIKRIAKLHLTFEYTHPFCDGNGRIGRVINNYLLIREGFVPINIKFIDRKKYYEAFREFDANDVTAIMEEIVGKALTNSYYKRLAYLEGAQITTLAEYGKINKISHSNLINKATRQTIEAFLEKGVWKIGVAQKK; encoded by the coding sequence ATGCCAAAAACACTACATGTTTTAAACATAATTTCTCTCTTAAGAGAGCGTTTCTATACCGCGTCTATTGGAAAACAGAATCTTTTAAGATTACTTAGTGAAGCAGAAGTAGCAGAACAGGTATACAACTCCAACGCTATTGAAAATAGCACTCTTACTTTTGAGGAAACCGAAAAAATACTTTTGCAAATAAACTTGGACAGATATATCACTGAAAGGGAAATTTTTGAAGCAAAAAATCTGGCGCGGGTAGTAACATATATTGATAAAAGAGCCAAAGAGCAAGAACTTAGTCTTGAGATAATATTATCACTTCACAAAATGTTAATTGCCAATATTCGCAATGACATTGCCGGTCGGTTTAGAAAGGACAATGAATTTGTGCGCGTGGGCAGCCATATTGCACCTAATCCTAAAGAAGTGGTGGACCGTTTGGAAAAAATGTTGTCCGAGTATAACGCCACCAGTCATGAAAATATCATCAAACGGATAGCGAAGTTACATCTTACTTTTGAATACACTCACCCATTTTGTGACGGCAATGGTCGTATTGGGCGCGTTATAAACAATTATTTGTTAATCCGAGAAGGATTTGTACCAATAAATATAAAATTTATTGACCGAAAAAAATACTATGAGGCGTTTAGAGAATTTGACGCTAATGATGTAACTGCCATTATGGAAGAAATTGTTGGCAAAGCACTTACTAATAGCTACTATAAACGGCTTGCTTATCTTGAAGGTGCACAAATAACGACGCTTGCGGAATACGGAAAAATAAATAAAATATCACACTCTAATTTAATTAATAAAGCAACTCGCCAGACAATAGAGGCATTTCTGGAAAAAGGTGTGTGGAAGATCGGCGTCGCACAAAAAAAATAG